Proteins from one Sulfuriferula thiophila genomic window:
- a CDS encoding phosphoglycerate kinase: MAVIRVTDLDLKGKRVFIRADMNVPVKDGKVTSDARITASMRTIEYCLKAGAKVMVTSHLGRPTEGEYSEENSLKPVADVLAAKLGKPVRLIKDWINGGFDVAEGELVLLENVRFNIGEKKNLDETAQKYAALCDVFVMDAFGTAHRAEASTHGVAKFAPIAAAGILLTEELEALTKALLSPARPMVAIVGGSKVSTKLTVLEALSEKVDQMVVGGGIANTFIKATGKNVGKSLCEDDLVPVAQALMTKMTARGATIPVAVDVVCGKKFDANEPAVLKDAGNVEDDDMIFDIGPKSAQELADIIMKAGTVVWNGPVGVFEFDQFGAGTKTIADAIANTSAFTLAGGGDTIAAIQKYDIYDKVSYISTAGGAFLEFLEGKKLPAVEILEQRAAAK, translated from the coding sequence ATGGCTGTCATCCGAGTTACTGATCTCGACCTCAAAGGTAAACGCGTTTTTATCCGTGCAGATATGAACGTGCCAGTTAAAGACGGCAAAGTTACTTCCGATGCACGCATCACTGCATCCATGCGTACCATTGAGTACTGCTTGAAAGCCGGCGCCAAGGTAATGGTAACGTCCCATCTGGGTCGCCCGACCGAAGGTGAATATTCTGAAGAGAATTCGCTGAAGCCAGTAGCCGATGTGTTGGCTGCAAAACTGGGTAAGCCAGTACGCCTGATCAAAGACTGGATCAATGGCGGTTTTGATGTTGCCGAAGGCGAACTGGTATTGCTCGAAAACGTGCGCTTCAATATTGGCGAAAAGAAAAACCTGGATGAAACCGCACAGAAATACGCCGCGTTATGCGATGTGTTTGTGATGGATGCATTCGGTACGGCCCACCGCGCAGAAGCTTCAACTCATGGCGTTGCCAAATTCGCACCAATAGCAGCGGCCGGCATCCTGTTGACGGAAGAGCTTGAGGCATTGACCAAAGCCCTGTTGAGCCCGGCACGCCCTATGGTTGCCATTGTTGGCGGCTCCAAGGTATCTACCAAGCTGACCGTGCTTGAAGCATTATCAGAAAAAGTTGACCAAATGGTAGTGGGTGGTGGTATTGCCAACACCTTTATCAAAGCGACTGGCAAGAACGTGGGTAAATCACTGTGCGAAGATGATCTGGTACCAGTAGCACAAGCGCTGATGACAAAAATGACCGCGCGCGGCGCAACCATCCCAGTTGCTGTAGACGTAGTTTGCGGCAAGAAATTCGACGCTAATGAGCCTGCTGTATTAAAAGATGCCGGCAACGTTGAAGATGACGACATGATTTTCGATATCGGTCCTAAGTCAGCACAAGAACTGGCCGACATCATCATGAAGGCCGGCACCGTAGTATGGAACGGCCCGGTAGGTGTATTTGAGTTCGATCAGTTCGGCGCCGGCACCAAAACCATCGCCGACGCTATCGCCAACACCAGTGCATTCACGCTGGCTGGCGGCGGCGATACCATTGCTGCAATCCAAAAATATGACATTTACGATAAAGTGTCTTATATTTCTACCGCTGGTGGTGCCTTCCTTGAATTCCTCGAAGGCAAAAAGCTTCCGGCCGTAGAAATTCTGGAACAACGTGCAGCAGCAAAATAA